The window AGGTCGGCCGCCGCGCTCTGCAGGCCCTTGAAGATGTACGTGCCCAGGCCGCCCGCGCCGATCAGGGCGGCCACGGCGGCCACGCCGACCAGCAGCACGGCGGCCTGCCGCACGCCGGCCAGCCACACGGGCAGGGCCAGCGGGAGCTGCACGCGCCAGAACCGCTGGCTGCCCGTCATGCCCATGCCGCGCGCCGCATCGACCGCGCCGGGCGGCACGCCCCGCAGTGCAACCACGCCGTTTCGGAGCACTGGCAGCAGCGCGTACAGGGTCATGGCCGTCAAGGCCGGAGCCACCCCGATCCCGCTGATTCCCCACTGGCGCAGCACCGGAAGCGCGTGAGATAGGGCGGACAGCGGCGCGATCAGCAGGCCCAGCAGGGCGAGGCTGGGAATGGTCTGCACAGCGTTCGCCAGCCCCAGCACCGCGCCGGCCACCCGCTCGCGCCCGGCCGCCCACACGGCCAGCGGCGCGCCGATCAGCAGGGCCAGCCCCAGCGCGCTGCCCACCAGCCGCAGGTGTTGCCCGAGCTCCTGCACCCAGCGCGGCCCCTCGTTGCGGCCCTCGACCAGCACGGACCAGCTCGACAGCTGACCGAACAAGACCAGCAGCGCGACCGGGAGCAGCCACGTCCAGGTCAGCAGCTGGGCACGCCGGGTACCCGCGGCCTGCCTGGCCCCGTACACAGCAATGGCCGCCCCGAGCAGGTACAGCCACAGGCCGCTTGCGGCGCTGGCCCGTGCAAACGGGGCCTGTGCGATCAGGGCGGCGTGCGTCCGGTCGCCGAGCAGCCACACACCCAGCACCAGCGCAGCGCCCGCCGCGAGCCACACCATGCTCCGGGCCCGTCGGGCCATCAGGGCGGGCAGGAGGGCAACTAGGAGTGCAGCCACCAGCCAGGGCGTGGGCAGCCGCAGATACTCGCCGGGGGCCAGGCGGTTGGGCCGCAGCAGCACCCAGGGCAGGGCGCTCGCGACCAGCATGGCGGCGCTGCCCAGCCACACCACCGCCTGCACGTCCGCGCGGGCAGACGAGGGGGCGGAGGCCACGCTGGCCCCCGCCCCGCCGCTCCGTGGTGCGAGCACGCTCAGGGCTGATCCCAGAGCGGGAAGGCGTTCACTTGATGAGTCCCTTGGATTTGAGGTATTCGGTGGCGACATCCTGGGCGGTGCGGCCCTCCAGGGCCACCTTGGCATTCAGGCCCTGCATGATCGGTGCACTCAGGCCCGCGAAGGTCTTGTTCAGCAAGTCCGCGATCTGCGGATTGGCCTTCAGGGTGTCCGTCCGAATGATCGGTGCCGGCTGGTATACCGCCTGCGCGCCCTTCGGATCCTTCAGCGCCACTAGCTTCAAGGCACTCAGGGTGCCGTCCGTGCCGTAGGCCATGGCGGCGTTCACGCCGTTCGTGCCGCTCGCCGCCGCCTGCTGGGTCTGGGGGGGCGTGGCGCCGGCCAGTTCCAGTTTCTGGGCGGCCGTGAGTTTGAAGCCGTAGGCAGCTTCGAACGCGGGCATGGTGTCGGGACGGTTGAAGAACTCGGGGCTGCCGGCGATCTTGAACGTGCCGCCGCCCTTGAGGTAGGTGGCGAGGTCGGCGACGCTGGAGAGTTTGGCGCTGGTGGCCAGGGCCTGGGGAACGGCGATGACCCAGGTGTTGTTGACGTTGGCGGGCTTGAGCCAGGTGATGCCGTTCTTGGCGTCGAGCTGGCGGGCGAGGCCGTAGATGGTGCCGGGGTTGCCGGCCTGCTTGGCGCCGATCTTGGCGGCGGGGAAGAGGTAGACGGCGTTGCCGGTGTATTCGGGGTAGACGTCGATCTCGCCGGCGAGGATGGCCTTGCGGTTAACCCCGGTGTCGCCGAGGTTGGTCTTGTCGGTGACGTCGAGGCCGGCATTCTTGAGGGTGAGGAGGATCATCTGGCCGAGGATCTGGGCTTCGGGGTCGAGTTTGCTGCCGACGACGATGGGCTTGGCGGCGGCGCTGCTGGCCATGATCGCTAAGGTGAGGAATAAAAGGCTCTTCATGAGGTCACCGTACGCGCCGTCCGGGTGGACGTCGGGTGGGGGAGATCACAAAACCGCAGCCGACGCTCAGAGATGAAGATTGCGTAAATATTCTGTCCTGAGCCGATTCGGTGCCTGCCACAGGAAGGCCCCCGCAGATCTATGCGGGGGCCTTGTGGAGTCGCTCGGCGTCCCTAGAGGGTGCCCTTGAGGGTACTGGCGACCTTGAAGCGCACCTTCTTGCCGGCAGGAATGGTGATCTTCTGGCTGGTGCCGGGCCGAACCCCGGTGCGCGCGGCCGTGTGTGCCACGCTCAGGGTTCCGAGACCTGGGAGTCCGACGCTCTGGCCGCCCCTGAGCGCCCCGACGATCGCGTCCAGCATCGTGGCGACCGCTTCGCCGGCCTGTTTCTTGTTCAGGCTGGTTTTGTCGGCGACCATGTCGATGATCTGGGTTTTGGCGATCTTGCTGCTGGCAGCGCTGGTGCGTTTCGGGGCGGCTTTGGCGACGGGCTTCTTCGCGGCGGGCTTGCTGGCTTTGGCCATGCTGAACCTCCAGGCGTGGATTTGAGCTGACGCGCGGCTCAAATGAACGGTAACATACAATTCCCTGCCGTCAAGCCGATCCGGCCGCACTGGGCCGTTCTTTTTCGCCCAATTCTGCTGTCACCGTAAGGACAAAAACGCTGTAGAATCGGCGCGATCCTCACTGGGACGGCGAAAAAATATGAGTATAAGATGTGAAATCGGTTAATCCGACGTGTCAACCGGAGTCCGCAGCGACAGTGTCCGTACCCGCCCGGACAGCGCGTCCAGTGTCCAGAGCCGCCCACGCAGGGGCTCGCCCACCCCTCCAAGCACCTTCAACGCCTCTAGGACCATCATTCCCCCCACCACGTTCGGCAGCGGCCCCAGGATCCCCGCCTCAGCACAGGACTCCGCGTCCCCCGGTTCGGGAAACACGTCTCGCAGGCCCACGTCCGGCCCGAACACGCTGAGCATGCCGCTCGTTCCGGCCGCCGCGCCCCACACCCACTCGCGGCCGACCCGCCTACAGGCATCGGCGATGGCATAACGCGCCTCGAAATTGTCGGTCGCGTCGATCACCAGGTCTGCTGCGGCCACCAGGGCGTCCGCGTTGTCCCCGGAGAGCGGCGGCACCACCCGCACCCGCACGTACGGATTGATCGCCTGAGCCCGCGCCGCCGCCACATCGGCCTTCGCGCGGCCCACGTCCGCCACCGAGTACAGGGTCTGCCGGTGCAGGTTGCTCAACTCGACCCGGTCGCCCTCGCAGATCACCAGCGTGCCCACGCCGGCGCCCGCGAGCTGCGCGATGATCGGACTGCCCAGGCCGCCCGCCCCGACCACCAGCACCGTGGCCGCCCGCACGCGCTCCTGCGCGCCCGCATCCAGCCACTCCGGCACCAGCAGGGGCCGCGAGTAGCGCCGCAGTTCCGCGCGGGACAGCGCCCCGGTGTGCTCCGTTCCAGACATGCGGCCCAGTGTAGGGCGCGGTGTGGGGCGTGCCCGTAGAATGCAGCGCGTATGCCCGCCCTGCTGTTCGTCGCCGTCGCGTCCTACCTCCTCGGATCGCTGGTGGCGGGCGTGTTGTACTCCCGCGCGCGCGGCGAGGACATCCGGGGCCGTGACCTGCCCGGCGGCAGCGGCACCTACCGCCAGTACGGCGTGGGCGCCGCCATCCTGGTCACGGCGTTCGACATCCTCAAGGGCGTGCTGGCCGCCGGGCTGGCCCTGCACTTCACGCCGCAGGCCACCTGGGTCGCCATGCTGGGGGTCGTCCTGGGGCACTGCTACCCGCTGTACTTCCGGTTCCGGGGCGGTGGCGGGATCGCGCCTCTGCTGGGCGCACTGCTGGTCGTGGCGCCCATTACGCTGGCCGGCATGCTCGGCACCGCCCTGATCCTGATTCCGCTGTACAGGGCGACCCTGCAAGCCAGCGTGAAGCTGAACGCTGTGCCCTTTGCCACGGCCATCGCCGTGCCGGTCGGCCTGTTGCTCGCCACGCGCTACGGCGGCCTGCCGGATCTGCTCGCCGGGGGAGGGGCCATGGCCGTGCGGGCCGGGCAC of the Deinococcus sp. KSM4-11 genome contains:
- a CDS encoding ABC transporter permease — its product is MASAPSSARADVQAVVWLGSAAMLVASALPWVLLRPNRLAPGEYLRLPTPWLVAALLVALLPALMARRARSMVWLAAGAALVLGVWLLGDRTHAALIAQAPFARASAASGLWLYLLGAAIAVYGARQAAGTRRAQLLTWTWLLPVALLVLFGQLSSWSVLVEGRNEGPRWVQELGQHLRLVGSALGLALLIGAPLAVWAAGRERVAGAVLGLANAVQTIPSLALLGLLIAPLSALSHALPVLRQWGISGIGVAPALTAMTLYALLPVLRNGVVALRGVPPGAVDAARGMGMTGSQRFWRVQLPLALPVWLAGVRQAAVLLVGVAAVAALIGAGGLGTYIFKGLQSAAADLILLGAVPAAVLAIIVDALLRGLEQLLGRRLGSVA
- a CDS encoding HU family DNA-binding protein, encoding MAKASKPAAKKPVAKAAPKRTSAASSKIAKTQIIDMVADKTSLNKKQAGEAVATMLDAIVGALRGGQSVGLPGLGTLSVAHTAARTGVRPGTSQKITIPAGKKVRFKVASTLKGTL
- a CDS encoding glycine betaine ABC transporter substrate-binding protein, producing MKSLLFLTLAIMASSAAAKPIVVGSKLDPEAQILGQMILLTLKNAGLDVTDKTNLGDTGVNRKAILAGEIDVYPEYTGNAVYLFPAAKIGAKQAGNPGTIYGLARQLDAKNGITWLKPANVNNTWVIAVPQALATSAKLSSVADLATYLKGGGTFKIAGSPEFFNRPDTMPAFEAAYGFKLTAAQKLELAGATPPQTQQAAASGTNGVNAAMAYGTDGTLSALKLVALKDPKGAQAVYQPAPIIRTDTLKANPQIADLLNKTFAGLSAPIMQGLNAKVALEGRTAQDVATEYLKSKGLIK
- a CDS encoding HesA/MoeB/ThiF family protein; amino-acid sequence: MSGTEHTGALSRAELRRYSRPLLVPEWLDAGAQERVRAATVLVVGAGGLGSPIIAQLAGAGVGTLVICEGDRVELSNLHRQTLYSVADVGRAKADVAAARAQAINPYVRVRVVPPLSGDNADALVAAADLVIDATDNFEARYAIADACRRVGREWVWGAAAGTSGMLSVFGPDVGLRDVFPEPGDAESCAEAGILGPLPNVVGGMMVLEALKVLGGVGEPLRGRLWTLDALSGRVRTLSLRTPVDTSD
- a CDS encoding glycerol-3-phosphate acyltransferase, whose translation is MPALLFVAVASYLLGSLVAGVLYSRARGEDIRGRDLPGGSGTYRQYGVGAAILVTAFDILKGVLAAGLALHFTPQATWVAMLGVVLGHCYPLYFRFRGGGGIAPLLGALLVVAPITLAGMLGTALILIPLYRATLQASVKLNAVPFATAIAVPVGLLLATRYGGLPDLLAGGGAMAVRAGHLLARPSPRPVPEPGAEAERP